Proteins encoded by one window of Dreissena polymorpha isolate Duluth1 chromosome 11, UMN_Dpol_1.0, whole genome shotgun sequence:
- the LOC127850869 gene encoding trimeric autotransporter adhesin AtaA-like isoform X11, with product MIDQKRDSGETSGFLDQQNLPPFVLLDPVTVVTDSVVPEHSGKRKKSSPKQQIRKRKNEKIPNPRPKKVTPKPKAASTPKATRKGASHPQDASTPKEATILLGSNGRQLNVLSQTDVYNGPGAKPNRAPVHVADLSQDQQELLASHINSQHCHKATMTEPAMTFLTAEEVAGYVCINYVGKKLDGFEKKLDSFESVVRSVEKQLRRLVACEVLEAVSGDVTVPDAFDVNDAPVSACDVNDNSVVSLSDAVCHDVVSIGHDSICLSGGSVVSNGVMTVAGCETSCRANPDASIAGSLVGHDSLYVAGGFAGYHSVSEAGGFAGRDGLSIGGGVIGTGGFSVGGSVVGRDGLSIGGGVVDTGVFSLVGGVVGGDGLSIGGGVVGTGGFSVGDGVVGRDGLSMKGGVVGTGGFSVGGGVVGGDDLSIGGGVVGTGGLSVGGGVVGRTGLSAGGAVVGRDGLSIGGGVVGTGGFSVGGGGVGRNGLSSGDGVVGRNGLSAGDGVVGRNGLSAGGGVVGRNGLSAGGGVVGRNGLSAGDGVVGRNGLSAGDGVVGRNGLSAGGAVVGRNGLSAGGGVVGRNGLSSGDGVVGRNGLSSGGGVVGRNGLSSGGGVVGRNGLSSGDGVVSRNGLSAGDGVVGRNGLSAGGGVVGHDGLAVGHVMEGQDVFYVGGGPVGLDVNSVGNGDIRWGVRSRSGFSDLDVVNNGRLFDNVSDMISPHVGYGERDRELNSGFIVYENSRDDDMDDDLGGKRVVSADRVPLRSRFEQLPVVIRSYIDMQSVSKNAPVMLHPDILDSLITQHDGNISRFVWDLTKLLYSNEEMIDSSFNGKGTRKALSPRRKSLILNGAQQAFPGVGKCTQYIATAINNGLKNKRTYQKKN from the exons GGGACAGTGGAGAAACTAGTGGATTTCTTGACCAGCAG AATCTTCCACCATTTGTTCTTTTGGACCCAGTAACTGTTGTAACCGACTCGGTTGTTCCCGAACACTCTGGGAAACGTAAGAAGTCATCTCCAAAACAACAAATCAGAAAACGAAAG AATGAAAAAATCCCTAACCCAAGACCCAAGAAAGTGACCCCTAAACCGAAAGCTGCATCGACTCCGAAGGCAACTCGAAAAGGGGCATCACATCCACAAGATGCCTCAACTCCGAAAGAGGCAACAATATTATTG GGCTCCAATGGAAGACAATTGAATGTCCTGAGTCAAACAGACGTCTACAACGGCCCAGGAGCAAAACCTAACCGAGCCCCTGTCCATGTGGCTGACCTGAGCCAGGACCAACAGGAGCTGTTGGCAAGTCATATCAACAGCCAACATTGCCACAAAGCAACGATGACTGAGCCTGCAATGACTTTTCTTACTGCAGAAGAGGTAGCAGGCTACGTTTGCATAAACTATGTGGGTAAAAAGCTTGATGGTTTTGAAAAGAAACTTGACTCATTTGAGAGTGTAGTACGAAGTGTTGAGAAACAGTTACGAAGGTTGGTGGCCTGTGAAGTTCTAGAGGCTGTTTCTGGTGATGTAACTGTTCCTGATGCGTTTGATGTCAATGATGCGCCTGTCAGTGCTTGTGACGTAAATGATAATTCTGTTGTGTCTTTAAGTGATGCTGTTTGTCATGATGTTGTGTCTATTGGGCATGACAGTATTTGTTTGTCTGGCGGCAGTGTTGTTAGTAATGGTGTCATGACTGTAGCTGGGTGTGAAACTAGTTGTAGAGCAAATCCAGATGCATCTATTGCTGGCAGTCTTGTAGGTCATGATAGTTTGTATGTAGCAGGTGGGTTTGCAGGGTATCATAGTGTGTCTGAAGCAGGTGGGTTTGCAGGTCGAGATGGTCTGTCCATAGGAGGTGGTGTTATAGGTACAGGTGGTTTTTCTGTAGGAGGTAGTGTTGTAGGTCGAGATGGTCTGTCCATAGGAGGTGGTGTTGTAGATACAGGTGTTTTTTCTTTAGTTGGTGGTGTTGTAGGTGGAGATGGTCTGTCCATAGGAGGTGGTGTTGTAGGTACAGGTGGTTTTTCTGTAGGAGATGGTGTTGTAGGTCGAGATGGTCTGTCCATGAAAGGTGGTGTTGTAGGTACAGGTGGTTTTTCTGTGGGAGGTGGTGTTGTAGGTGGAGATGATCTGTCCATAGGAG GTGGTGTTGTAGGTACAGGTGGTTTGTCTGTAGGAGGTGGTGTTGTAGGTAGAACTGGTTTGTCTGCAGGAGGTGCAGTTGTAGGTCGAGATGGTCTGTCCATAGGAGGTGGTGTTGTAGGTACAGGTGGTTTTTCTGTAGGAGGTGGTGGTgtaggtagaaatggtttgtctTCAGGGGATGGAGTTgtaggtagaaatggtttgtcAGCAGGAGATGGAGTTgtaggtagaaatggtttgtctgcaggag gtggagttgtaggtagaaatggtttgtctgcaggaggtggagttgtag gtagaaatggtttgtctgcaggagatggagttgtaggtagaaatggtttgtctgcaggagatggagttgtaggtagaaatggtttgtctgcaggaggtgcagttgtaggtagaaatggtttgtctgcaggaggtggagttgtaggtagaaatggtttgtctTCAGGAGATGGAGTTgtaggtagaaatggtttgtcttcaggaggtggagttgtaggtagaaatggtttgtcttcaggaggtggagttgtaggtagaaatggtttgtctTCAGGAGATGGAGTTGTAAgtagaaatggtttgtctgcaggagatggagttgtaggtagaaatggtttgtctgcAGGAGGTGGTGTGGTGGGTCATGATGGTTTAGCTGTAGGCCATGTCATGGAAGGTCAAGATGTTTTTTATGTTGGAGGTGGTCCAGTTGGTTTGGATGTTAATTCTGTTGGAAATGGTGATATTCGATGGGGCGTCAGGTCAAGAAGTGGTTTTTCTGATCTAGATGTTGTTAATAACGGTCGTCTCTTTGATAATGTAAGTGATATGATTTCCCCGCATGTTGGATATGGTGAAAGGGATAGGGAATTAAACAGTGGATTTATTGTGTATGAAAATAGTAGGGATGATGATATGGATGATGATTTGGGTGGTAAAAGGGTTGTGTCTGCTGATAGGGTCCCTTTGAGGTCAAGGTTTGAGCAGCTTCCAGTGGTTATAAGGTCATATATTGATATGCAGTCTGTTTCAAAAAATGCGCCTGTGATGCTTCATCCAGACATTTTAGATAGTTTGATTACTCAACATGACGGGAACATATCAAGATTTGTGTGGGATTTGACTAAACTTTTGTATTCAAATGAAGAAATGATAGATAGCTCATTCAATGGCAAGGGAACAAGAAAAGCATTGTCGCCGAGAAGAAAATCGCTTATTCTAAATGGAGCGCAACAGGCATTTCCTGGAGTTGGAAAATGCACCCAGTATATTGCCACCGCCATCAACAATgggttaaaaaataaaagaacctATCAGAAAAAGAACTAA
- the LOC127850869 gene encoding probable autotransporter ROD_p1121 isoform X42, with translation MIDQKRDSGETSGFLDQQNLPPFVLLDPVTVVTDSVVPEHSGKRKKSSPKQQIRKRKNEKIPNPRPKKVTPKPKAASTPKATRKGASHPQDASTPKEATILLGSNGRQLNVLSQTDVYNGPGAKPNRAPVHVADLSQDQQELLASHINSQHCHKATMTEPAMTFLTAEEVAGYVCINYVGKKLDGFEKKLDSFESVVRSVEKQLRRLVACEVLEAVSGDVTVPDAFDVNDAPVSACDVNDNSVVSLSDAVCHDVVSIGHDSICLSGGSVVSNGVMTVAGCETSCRANPDASIAGSLVGHDSLYVAGGFAGYHSVSEAGGFAGRDGLSIGGGVIGTGGFSVGGSVVGRDGLSIGGGVVDTGVFSLVGGVVGGDGLSIGGGVVGTGGFSVGDGVVGRDGLSMKGGVVGTGGFSVGGGVVGGDDLSIGGGVVGTGGLSVGGGVVGRTGLSAGGAVVGRDGLSIGGGVVGTGGFSVGGGGVGRNGLSSGDGVVGRNGLSAGGGVVDRNGLSSGGGVVGRNGLSAGGGVVGRNGLSAGDGVVGRNGLSAGGGVVGRNGLSSGGGVVGRNGLSSGDGVVSRNGLSAGDGVVGRNGLSAGGGVVGHDGLAVGHVMEGQDVFYVGGGPVGLDVNSVGNGDIRWGVRSRSGFSDLDVVNNGRLFDNVSDMISPHVGYGERDRELNSGFIVYENSRDDDMDDDLGGKRVVSADRVPLRSRFEQLPVVIRSYIDMQSVSKNAPVMLHPDILDSLITQHDGNISRFVWDLTKLLYSNEEMIDSSFNGKGTRKALSPRRKSLILNGAQQAFPGVGKCTQYIATAINNGLKNKRTYQKKN, from the exons GGGACAGTGGAGAAACTAGTGGATTTCTTGACCAGCAG AATCTTCCACCATTTGTTCTTTTGGACCCAGTAACTGTTGTAACCGACTCGGTTGTTCCCGAACACTCTGGGAAACGTAAGAAGTCATCTCCAAAACAACAAATCAGAAAACGAAAG AATGAAAAAATCCCTAACCCAAGACCCAAGAAAGTGACCCCTAAACCGAAAGCTGCATCGACTCCGAAGGCAACTCGAAAAGGGGCATCACATCCACAAGATGCCTCAACTCCGAAAGAGGCAACAATATTATTG GGCTCCAATGGAAGACAATTGAATGTCCTGAGTCAAACAGACGTCTACAACGGCCCAGGAGCAAAACCTAACCGAGCCCCTGTCCATGTGGCTGACCTGAGCCAGGACCAACAGGAGCTGTTGGCAAGTCATATCAACAGCCAACATTGCCACAAAGCAACGATGACTGAGCCTGCAATGACTTTTCTTACTGCAGAAGAGGTAGCAGGCTACGTTTGCATAAACTATGTGGGTAAAAAGCTTGATGGTTTTGAAAAGAAACTTGACTCATTTGAGAGTGTAGTACGAAGTGTTGAGAAACAGTTACGAAGGTTGGTGGCCTGTGAAGTTCTAGAGGCTGTTTCTGGTGATGTAACTGTTCCTGATGCGTTTGATGTCAATGATGCGCCTGTCAGTGCTTGTGACGTAAATGATAATTCTGTTGTGTCTTTAAGTGATGCTGTTTGTCATGATGTTGTGTCTATTGGGCATGACAGTATTTGTTTGTCTGGCGGCAGTGTTGTTAGTAATGGTGTCATGACTGTAGCTGGGTGTGAAACTAGTTGTAGAGCAAATCCAGATGCATCTATTGCTGGCAGTCTTGTAGGTCATGATAGTTTGTATGTAGCAGGTGGGTTTGCAGGGTATCATAGTGTGTCTGAAGCAGGTGGGTTTGCAGGTCGAGATGGTCTGTCCATAGGAGGTGGTGTTATAGGTACAGGTGGTTTTTCTGTAGGAGGTAGTGTTGTAGGTCGAGATGGTCTGTCCATAGGAGGTGGTGTTGTAGATACAGGTGTTTTTTCTTTAGTTGGTGGTGTTGTAGGTGGAGATGGTCTGTCCATAGGAGGTGGTGTTGTAGGTACAGGTGGTTTTTCTGTAGGAGATGGTGTTGTAGGTCGAGATGGTCTGTCCATGAAAGGTGGTGTTGTAGGTACAGGTGGTTTTTCTGTGGGAGGTGGTGTTGTAGGTGGAGATGATCTGTCCATAGGAG GTGGTGTTGTAGGTACAGGTGGTTTGTCTGTAGGAGGTGGTGTTGTAGGTAGAACTGGTTTGTCTGCAGGAGGTGCAGTTGTAGGTCGAGATGGTCTGTCCATAGGAGGTGGTGTTGTAGGTACAGGTGGTTTTTCTGTAGGAGGTGGTGGTgtaggtagaaatggtttgtctTCAGGGGATGGAGTTgtag gtagaaatggtttgtctgcaggaggtggagttgtagatagaaatggtttgtcttcaggaggtggagttgtaggtagaaatggtttgtctgcaggaggtggagttgtag gtagaaatggtttgtctgcaggagatggagttgtag gtagaaatggtttgtctgcaggaggtggagttgtag gtagaaatggtttgtcttcaggaggtggagttgtaggtagaaatggtttgtctTCAGGAGATGGAGTTGTAAgtagaaatggtttgtctgcaggagatggagttgtaggtagaaatggtttgtctgcAGGAGGTGGTGTGGTGGGTCATGATGGTTTAGCTGTAGGCCATGTCATGGAAGGTCAAGATGTTTTTTATGTTGGAGGTGGTCCAGTTGGTTTGGATGTTAATTCTGTTGGAAATGGTGATATTCGATGGGGCGTCAGGTCAAGAAGTGGTTTTTCTGATCTAGATGTTGTTAATAACGGTCGTCTCTTTGATAATGTAAGTGATATGATTTCCCCGCATGTTGGATATGGTGAAAGGGATAGGGAATTAAACAGTGGATTTATTGTGTATGAAAATAGTAGGGATGATGATATGGATGATGATTTGGGTGGTAAAAGGGTTGTGTCTGCTGATAGGGTCCCTTTGAGGTCAAGGTTTGAGCAGCTTCCAGTGGTTATAAGGTCATATATTGATATGCAGTCTGTTTCAAAAAATGCGCCTGTGATGCTTCATCCAGACATTTTAGATAGTTTGATTACTCAACATGACGGGAACATATCAAGATTTGTGTGGGATTTGACTAAACTTTTGTATTCAAATGAAGAAATGATAGATAGCTCATTCAATGGCAAGGGAACAAGAAAAGCATTGTCGCCGAGAAGAAAATCGCTTATTCTAAATGGAGCGCAACAGGCATTTCCTGGAGTTGGAAAATGCACCCAGTATATTGCCACCGCCATCAACAATgggttaaaaaataaaagaacctATCAGAAAAAGAACTAA
- the LOC127850869 gene encoding uncharacterized protein LOC127850869 isoform X22: MIDQKRDSGETSGFLDQQNLPPFVLLDPVTVVTDSVVPEHSGKRKKSSPKQQIRKRKNEKIPNPRPKKVTPKPKAASTPKATRKGASHPQDASTPKEATILLGSNGRQLNVLSQTDVYNGPGAKPNRAPVHVADLSQDQQELLASHINSQHCHKATMTEPAMTFLTAEEVAGYVCINYVGKKLDGFEKKLDSFESVVRSVEKQLRRLVACEVLEAVSGDVTVPDAFDVNDAPVSACDVNDNSVVSLSDAVCHDVVSIGHDSICLSGGSVVSNGVMTVAGCETSCRANPDASIAGSLVGHDSLYVAGGFAGYHSVSEAGGFAGRDGLSIGGGVIGTGGFSVGGSVVGRDGLSIGGGVVDTGVFSLVGGVVGGDGLSIGGGVVGTGGFSVGDGVVGRDGLSMKGGVVGTGGFSVGGGVVGGDDLSIGGGVVGTGGLSVGGGVVGRTGLSAGGAVVGRDGLSIGGGVVGTGGFSVGGGGVGRNGLSSGDGVVGRNGLSAGGGVVDRNGLSSGGGVVGRNGLSAGGGVVGRNGLSAGDGVVGRNGLSAGGGVVGRNGLSSGDGVVGRNGLSSGGGVVGRNGLSSGGGVVGRNGLSSGDGVVSRNGLSAGDGVVGRNGLSAGGGVVGHDGLAVGHVMEGQDVFYVGGGPVGLDVNSVGNGDIRWGVRSRSGFSDLDVVNNGRLFDNVSDMISPHVGYGERDRELNSGFIVYENSRDDDMDDDLGGKRVVSADRVPLRSRFEQLPVVIRSYIDMQSVSKNAPVMLHPDILDSLITQHDGNISRFVWDLTKLLYSNEEMIDSSFNGKGTRKALSPRRKSLILNGAQQAFPGVGKCTQYIATAINNGLKNKRTYQKKN; the protein is encoded by the exons GGGACAGTGGAGAAACTAGTGGATTTCTTGACCAGCAG AATCTTCCACCATTTGTTCTTTTGGACCCAGTAACTGTTGTAACCGACTCGGTTGTTCCCGAACACTCTGGGAAACGTAAGAAGTCATCTCCAAAACAACAAATCAGAAAACGAAAG AATGAAAAAATCCCTAACCCAAGACCCAAGAAAGTGACCCCTAAACCGAAAGCTGCATCGACTCCGAAGGCAACTCGAAAAGGGGCATCACATCCACAAGATGCCTCAACTCCGAAAGAGGCAACAATATTATTG GGCTCCAATGGAAGACAATTGAATGTCCTGAGTCAAACAGACGTCTACAACGGCCCAGGAGCAAAACCTAACCGAGCCCCTGTCCATGTGGCTGACCTGAGCCAGGACCAACAGGAGCTGTTGGCAAGTCATATCAACAGCCAACATTGCCACAAAGCAACGATGACTGAGCCTGCAATGACTTTTCTTACTGCAGAAGAGGTAGCAGGCTACGTTTGCATAAACTATGTGGGTAAAAAGCTTGATGGTTTTGAAAAGAAACTTGACTCATTTGAGAGTGTAGTACGAAGTGTTGAGAAACAGTTACGAAGGTTGGTGGCCTGTGAAGTTCTAGAGGCTGTTTCTGGTGATGTAACTGTTCCTGATGCGTTTGATGTCAATGATGCGCCTGTCAGTGCTTGTGACGTAAATGATAATTCTGTTGTGTCTTTAAGTGATGCTGTTTGTCATGATGTTGTGTCTATTGGGCATGACAGTATTTGTTTGTCTGGCGGCAGTGTTGTTAGTAATGGTGTCATGACTGTAGCTGGGTGTGAAACTAGTTGTAGAGCAAATCCAGATGCATCTATTGCTGGCAGTCTTGTAGGTCATGATAGTTTGTATGTAGCAGGTGGGTTTGCAGGGTATCATAGTGTGTCTGAAGCAGGTGGGTTTGCAGGTCGAGATGGTCTGTCCATAGGAGGTGGTGTTATAGGTACAGGTGGTTTTTCTGTAGGAGGTAGTGTTGTAGGTCGAGATGGTCTGTCCATAGGAGGTGGTGTTGTAGATACAGGTGTTTTTTCTTTAGTTGGTGGTGTTGTAGGTGGAGATGGTCTGTCCATAGGAGGTGGTGTTGTAGGTACAGGTGGTTTTTCTGTAGGAGATGGTGTTGTAGGTCGAGATGGTCTGTCCATGAAAGGTGGTGTTGTAGGTACAGGTGGTTTTTCTGTGGGAGGTGGTGTTGTAGGTGGAGATGATCTGTCCATAGGAG GTGGTGTTGTAGGTACAGGTGGTTTGTCTGTAGGAGGTGGTGTTGTAGGTAGAACTGGTTTGTCTGCAGGAGGTGCAGTTGTAGGTCGAGATGGTCTGTCCATAGGAGGTGGTGTTGTAGGTACAGGTGGTTTTTCTGTAGGAGGTGGTGGTgtaggtagaaatggtttgtctTCAGGGGATGGAGTTgtag gtagaaatggtttgtctgcaggaggtggagttgtagatagaaatggtttgtcttcaggaggtggagttgtaggtagaaatggtttgtctgcaggaggtggagttgtag gtagaaatggtttgtctgcaggagatggagttgtag gtagaaatggtttgtctgcaggaggtggagttgtaggtagaaatggtttgtctTCAGGAGATGGAGTTgtaggtagaaatggtttgtcttcaggaggtggagttgtaggtagaaatggtttgtcttcaggaggtggagttgtaggtagaaatggtttgtctTCAGGAGATGGAGTTGTAAgtagaaatggtttgtctgcaggagatggagttgtaggtagaaatggtttgtctgcAGGAGGTGGTGTGGTGGGTCATGATGGTTTAGCTGTAGGCCATGTCATGGAAGGTCAAGATGTTTTTTATGTTGGAGGTGGTCCAGTTGGTTTGGATGTTAATTCTGTTGGAAATGGTGATATTCGATGGGGCGTCAGGTCAAGAAGTGGTTTTTCTGATCTAGATGTTGTTAATAACGGTCGTCTCTTTGATAATGTAAGTGATATGATTTCCCCGCATGTTGGATATGGTGAAAGGGATAGGGAATTAAACAGTGGATTTATTGTGTATGAAAATAGTAGGGATGATGATATGGATGATGATTTGGGTGGTAAAAGGGTTGTGTCTGCTGATAGGGTCCCTTTGAGGTCAAGGTTTGAGCAGCTTCCAGTGGTTATAAGGTCATATATTGATATGCAGTCTGTTTCAAAAAATGCGCCTGTGATGCTTCATCCAGACATTTTAGATAGTTTGATTACTCAACATGACGGGAACATATCAAGATTTGTGTGGGATTTGACTAAACTTTTGTATTCAAATGAAGAAATGATAGATAGCTCATTCAATGGCAAGGGAACAAGAAAAGCATTGTCGCCGAGAAGAAAATCGCTTATTCTAAATGGAGCGCAACAGGCATTTCCTGGAGTTGGAAAATGCACCCAGTATATTGCCACCGCCATCAACAATgggttaaaaaataaaagaacctATCAGAAAAAGAACTAA
- the LOC127850869 gene encoding probable autotransporter ROD_p1121 isoform X47, translated as MIDQKRDSGETSGFLDQQNLPPFVLLDPVTVVTDSVVPEHSGKRKKSSPKQQIRKRKNEKIPNPRPKKVTPKPKAASTPKATRKGASHPQDASTPKEATILLGSNGRQLNVLSQTDVYNGPGAKPNRAPVHVADLSQDQQELLASHINSQHCHKATMTEPAMTFLTAEEVAGYVCINYVGKKLDGFEKKLDSFESVVRSVEKQLRRLVACEVLEAVSGDVTVPDAFDVNDAPVSACDVNDNSVVSLSDAVCHDVVSIGHDSICLSGGSVVSNGVMTVAGCETSCRANPDASIAGSLVGHDSLYVAGGFAGYHSVSEAGGFAGRDGLSIGGGVIGTGGFSVGGSVVGRDGLSIGGGVVDTGVFSLVGGVVGGDGLSIGGGVVGTGGFSVGDGVVGRDGLSMKGGVVGTGGFSVGGGVVGGDDLSIGGGVVGTGGLSVGGGVVGRTGLSAGGAVVGRDGLSIGGGVVGTGGFSVGGGGVGRNGLSSGDGVVGRNGLSAGGGVVDRNGLSSGGGVVGRNGLSAGGGVVGRNGLSAGDGVVGRNGLSAGDGVVGRNGLSAGDGVVGRNGLSAGGGVVGHDGLAVGHVMEGQDVFYVGGGPVGLDVNSVGNGDIRWGVRSRSGFSDLDVVNNGRLFDNVSDMISPHVGYGERDRELNSGFIVYENSRDDDMDDDLGGKRVVSADRVPLRSRFEQLPVVIRSYIDMQSVSKNAPVMLHPDILDSLITQHDGNISRFVWDLTKLLYSNEEMIDSSFNGKGTRKALSPRRKSLILNGAQQAFPGVGKCTQYIATAINNGLKNKRTYQKKN; from the exons GGGACAGTGGAGAAACTAGTGGATTTCTTGACCAGCAG AATCTTCCACCATTTGTTCTTTTGGACCCAGTAACTGTTGTAACCGACTCGGTTGTTCCCGAACACTCTGGGAAACGTAAGAAGTCATCTCCAAAACAACAAATCAGAAAACGAAAG AATGAAAAAATCCCTAACCCAAGACCCAAGAAAGTGACCCCTAAACCGAAAGCTGCATCGACTCCGAAGGCAACTCGAAAAGGGGCATCACATCCACAAGATGCCTCAACTCCGAAAGAGGCAACAATATTATTG GGCTCCAATGGAAGACAATTGAATGTCCTGAGTCAAACAGACGTCTACAACGGCCCAGGAGCAAAACCTAACCGAGCCCCTGTCCATGTGGCTGACCTGAGCCAGGACCAACAGGAGCTGTTGGCAAGTCATATCAACAGCCAACATTGCCACAAAGCAACGATGACTGAGCCTGCAATGACTTTTCTTACTGCAGAAGAGGTAGCAGGCTACGTTTGCATAAACTATGTGGGTAAAAAGCTTGATGGTTTTGAAAAGAAACTTGACTCATTTGAGAGTGTAGTACGAAGTGTTGAGAAACAGTTACGAAGGTTGGTGGCCTGTGAAGTTCTAGAGGCTGTTTCTGGTGATGTAACTGTTCCTGATGCGTTTGATGTCAATGATGCGCCTGTCAGTGCTTGTGACGTAAATGATAATTCTGTTGTGTCTTTAAGTGATGCTGTTTGTCATGATGTTGTGTCTATTGGGCATGACAGTATTTGTTTGTCTGGCGGCAGTGTTGTTAGTAATGGTGTCATGACTGTAGCTGGGTGTGAAACTAGTTGTAGAGCAAATCCAGATGCATCTATTGCTGGCAGTCTTGTAGGTCATGATAGTTTGTATGTAGCAGGTGGGTTTGCAGGGTATCATAGTGTGTCTGAAGCAGGTGGGTTTGCAGGTCGAGATGGTCTGTCCATAGGAGGTGGTGTTATAGGTACAGGTGGTTTTTCTGTAGGAGGTAGTGTTGTAGGTCGAGATGGTCTGTCCATAGGAGGTGGTGTTGTAGATACAGGTGTTTTTTCTTTAGTTGGTGGTGTTGTAGGTGGAGATGGTCTGTCCATAGGAGGTGGTGTTGTAGGTACAGGTGGTTTTTCTGTAGGAGATGGTGTTGTAGGTCGAGATGGTCTGTCCATGAAAGGTGGTGTTGTAGGTACAGGTGGTTTTTCTGTGGGAGGTGGTGTTGTAGGTGGAGATGATCTGTCCATAGGAG GTGGTGTTGTAGGTACAGGTGGTTTGTCTGTAGGAGGTGGTGTTGTAGGTAGAACTGGTTTGTCTGCAGGAGGTGCAGTTGTAGGTCGAGATGGTCTGTCCATAGGAGGTGGTGTTGTAGGTACAGGTGGTTTTTCTGTAGGAGGTGGTGGTgtaggtagaaatggtttgtctTCAGGGGATGGAGTTgtag gtagaaatggtttgtctgcaggaggtggagttgtagatagaaatggtttgtcttcaggaggtggagttgtaggtagaaatggtttgtctgcaggaggtggagttgtag gtagaaatggtttgtctgcaggagatggagttgtaggtagaaatggtttgtctgcaggagatggagttgtaggtagaaatggtttgtctgcaggag atggagttgtaggtagaaatggtttgtctgcAGGAGGTGGTGTGGTGGGTCATGATGGTTTAGCTGTAGGCCATGTCATGGAAGGTCAAGATGTTTTTTATGTTGGAGGTGGTCCAGTTGGTTTGGATGTTAATTCTGTTGGAAATGGTGATATTCGATGGGGCGTCAGGTCAAGAAGTGGTTTTTCTGATCTAGATGTTGTTAATAACGGTCGTCTCTTTGATAATGTAAGTGATATGATTTCCCCGCATGTTGGATATGGTGAAAGGGATAGGGAATTAAACAGTGGATTTATTGTGTATGAAAATAGTAGGGATGATGATATGGATGATGATTTGGGTGGTAAAAGGGTTGTGTCTGCTGATAGGGTCCCTTTGAGGTCAAGGTTTGAGCAGCTTCCAGTGGTTATAAGGTCATATATTGATATGCAGTCTGTTTCAAAAAATGCGCCTGTGATGCTTCATCCAGACATTTTAGATAGTTTGATTACTCAACATGACGGGAACATATCAAGATTTGTGTGGGATTTGACTAAACTTTTGTATTCAAATGAAGAAATGATAGATAGCTCATTCAATGGCAAGGGAACAAGAAAAGCATTGTCGCCGAGAAGAAAATCGCTTATTCTAAATGGAGCGCAACAGGCATTTCCTGGAGTTGGAAAATGCACCCAGTATATTGCCACCGCCATCAACAATgggttaaaaaataaaagaacctATCAGAAAAAGAACTAA